Proteins from a single region of Abyssalbus ytuae:
- a CDS encoding isocitrate lyase/PEP mutase family protein — MNFKQLHQQAFPLLIANVWDVPSSKVAEGLNFAAVGTSSAAIAASLGYEDGEHIPFSKVDDIVKRIKATIRLPLSVDLEAGYGQKADDIVQNIKKLHASGVCGINIEDSKVSAKRQLQDAGEFAEKLFQIKNQLTKDKIDIFLNVRTDTFLLNIPQMVEQTTARIKLYEKAGADGIFVPGMVNIQYISHIVQSTTLPVNVMCLPDLPDFDTLGKIGVKRISMGNFLFEKMYSEYEALLNSVATKKSFKEVF; from the coding sequence ATGAATTTTAAACAATTACACCAACAAGCCTTTCCGTTACTTATTGCTAATGTATGGGATGTTCCCAGCTCAAAAGTAGCCGAAGGTTTAAATTTTGCTGCCGTAGGCACCTCCAGTGCAGCCATTGCTGCTTCATTGGGATATGAAGACGGAGAACATATTCCTTTTTCAAAGGTTGATGATATTGTAAAGCGTATAAAGGCTACTATTCGCCTGCCTTTATCGGTAGACCTGGAAGCGGGTTACGGACAAAAAGCCGATGATATTGTTCAGAATATAAAAAAGCTGCATGCATCAGGTGTATGCGGAATAAATATTGAAGACAGCAAGGTTTCCGCTAAACGACAATTGCAGGATGCCGGCGAATTTGCAGAAAAACTTTTTCAAATAAAAAATCAACTTACAAAAGATAAAATTGATATCTTTTTAAATGTCAGAACCGACACTTTCTTATTAAATATACCGCAGATGGTTGAACAAACCACAGCAAGGATCAAACTGTATGAAAAAGCCGGAGCCGATGGAATTTTTGTGCCAGGCATGGTAAATATCCAATACATAAGCCATATTGTGCAAAGCACAACTTTACCTGTAAATGTAATGTGCTTGCCGGATTTACCGGATTTTGATACCTTGGGGAAAATAGGTGTAAAACGCATAAGCATGGGAAATTTTTTGTTTGAAAAAATGTATAGCGAATACGAAGCACTCCTGAATTCAGTAGCAACAAAAAAATCATTTAAAGAAGTATTTTAA
- a CDS encoding bifunctional transcriptional activator/DNA repair enzyme AdaA gives MLITDKNKIDLYYQALLDRKESFVGIFYVGVKTTSVFCIASCRARKPKKENIEFFTTLKDAIAHGYRPCKICKPTETVNETPAVVKKAVHLAGTQQKVSDSILKEHGISPETVRRWFKKHYGITFHTYQRMNRINNAFRELKKGKNATAAAFDSGYESLSGFGYTFKKIMGSSPQNSTGKNLILISRFKTVLGPMFVCATDKGVCLVEFADRRMLETEFHDLQKILKATIITGENEHITQARKEINQYFNGSRKTFEVSLHTPGTPFQNRVWNSLHSIPYGKTSSYQQQAVSLGNEKAVRAVAAANGKNRIAIIIPCHRVIGKNGEMTGYAGGLERKKWLLDHERKNG, from the coding sequence ATGTTGATTACCGATAAAAATAAAATAGACCTGTATTACCAGGCACTTTTAGACCGGAAAGAAAGTTTTGTGGGTATTTTTTATGTAGGGGTAAAAACAACTTCTGTTTTTTGTATTGCCAGTTGCAGGGCGAGAAAACCAAAAAAAGAAAATATTGAATTTTTTACCACCTTAAAAGATGCTATTGCTCATGGTTACCGGCCCTGTAAGATATGTAAACCAACTGAAACAGTTAATGAAACACCGGCAGTGGTAAAAAAAGCAGTTCACCTGGCCGGAACACAGCAAAAAGTATCCGATTCTATACTTAAGGAACACGGTATTAGCCCTGAAACAGTAAGAAGATGGTTTAAAAAGCACTACGGAATTACTTTCCATACTTATCAGCGAATGAACAGGATTAACAATGCCTTCCGGGAATTGAAAAAAGGAAAAAACGCCACTGCCGCTGCATTTGATTCGGGGTATGAATCCCTGAGCGGATTTGGATACACCTTTAAAAAAATTATGGGGAGTTCTCCCCAAAACAGTACAGGTAAAAATCTTATATTAATAAGCCGTTTTAAAACAGTTTTGGGGCCTATGTTTGTATGTGCAACCGATAAAGGAGTTTGCCTTGTGGAATTTGCAGATAGAAGGATGCTGGAAACCGAATTTCATGATCTGCAAAAGATTTTAAAGGCCACCATAATAACGGGAGAAAACGAGCATATAACACAAGCCCGAAAGGAAATAAACCAATATTTTAACGGCAGCAGGAAAACCTTTGAAGTCTCTTTACACACTCCGGGCACTCCTTTTCAGAACCGGGTGTGGAATTCCCTCCATAGTATCCCTTACGGAAAAACTTCTTCCTACCAACAGCAAGCTGTTAGCCTGGGAAATGAAAAAGCCGTGAGGGCGGTAGCTGCGGCGAATGGTAAAAACCGGATTGCTATTATAATTCCCTGTCACAGGGTAATAGGAAAAAACGGGGAGATGACAGGATATGCGGGAGGCTTGGAGAGAAAAAAATGGTTGCTGGACCATGAACGTAAAAACGGATAG
- a CDS encoding hybrid sensor histidine kinase/response regulator transcription factor, with product MKKAIITFFVFQLLVNSIKGQEYYFKHFKVENGLSHNTINKTIQDKKGFLWFGTKNGLNRFDGYTFKVFQNNPDDPKSLKGYHIESLHEFNDNIWVGTNNGLYKYNEKYENFDLLDETANSMISDIENDADGNLWYITGNILYKYSSLTKKVINYRPDLFFYAQKLLKSDDNNIWVSSTNQELFKYSKENNSFKRYIINFNEGKLPFRINTLFFLNKNTILIGTHNHGVIAYNIESETTYKFLPPTKEPLYVRDIIKKDENELWIATESGIYIYNLITHELKNLKKNYNNPYAISDNAVYCLTIDKEGGVWAGTYFGGINYSPKQYSQFKKYFPKPGENSISGNAVREIHPDRYGNLWIGTEDAGLNKLNLKTGIFTNYTSTGGPKKLSHYNIHALLPVKNKVWIGNFNHGLDVMDINTGNIIKHYDVTDKKSSLSNNFVLAIYQTRSGEIYLATASGIQIYNKKEDNFLIVDAFPENFFYTSFFEDIDGTLWAGTTQGLYFYNPFTNKKGFFKHDSKNLNSISNNRINIIFQDSKNNIWVATENGLNLYNKEKNTFKKYSTKEGFPSNVFYAIVEDNENKLWITTTNGLVEFQPELNKIKTYTKSNGLLSDQYNYNSAYKDPNGEIYFGSVDGMISFNPSEFNTNSNKPTILLTGLQVNNKEVSINKENSPLNESITTLNKIKLKHNQSSFSIDFASLSFTAPELTEYWYKLDGLNKDWTYLKTNNRVFFTELAPGNYTFKVKSLNSNGVWSHESPKLKIEVQPPFFGSKVAYILYFIIIGALIFLILRYYHLQTERKNIEKIKLANDKKEKEIYHAKIEFFTNVSHEIKTPLTLIKSPLEKILKKADHYPELTQNLSIMEKNTSRLLDLVNQLLDFRKTEMESLNLTFVKTNISNLIRKTFSRFSEAINDKEINFTLNLGEADLYAYVDEEAVKKILSNLFNNAIKYAKKQIEVILISNKKTLEIYIKNDGNLIPSHLKDRIFEPFYRISENNNTSGTGIGLSLAHSLTEQHKGTLKLDTSFANLNVFVLELPIHQDKKIDLYNFNKPVVQNSDIKPSENIEEEEKEEYKPSILLVEDNLDLLDFVGKELMESYHVIKVTSAENAIEILAKENENIQLIVSDVMMSGMDGFALCKHIKTNIEYSHVPVILVTAKNNLNAKIEGLESGAEAYIEKPFSIEFLKIQITNLINNRKHIMEHYTSSPLAHIRSIASTKTDKTFINKLDNTISEHLSDTDFGVDTLCDIMNMSRSTLYRKIKEMSNLSPNELINISRLKKAAELLSKGDYKIYEVSEMIGYNSQTSFGRNFLKQFKMTPTEYMNSKS from the coding sequence TTGAAAAAGGCTATAATAACATTTTTTGTTTTCCAATTGTTAGTAAATTCTATTAAAGGGCAAGAATACTATTTTAAACACTTCAAAGTAGAAAACGGATTATCTCATAACACAATAAATAAAACCATACAAGACAAAAAAGGTTTCTTATGGTTTGGAACAAAAAATGGTTTAAACAGGTTTGATGGTTATACTTTCAAAGTTTTTCAAAATAATCCAGATGACCCCAAAAGTTTAAAAGGTTACCATATTGAATCTCTACATGAGTTTAATGATAACATATGGGTTGGCACTAATAATGGTTTATATAAGTATAATGAAAAGTATGAAAATTTTGATTTATTAGATGAAACAGCTAATTCTATGATTTCTGATATTGAAAATGATGCAGATGGTAACTTATGGTACATTACAGGCAATATTTTATACAAATATTCATCGTTAACAAAAAAGGTTATTAATTATAGACCTGACTTATTTTTTTACGCACAAAAACTACTAAAAAGTGACGATAATAATATCTGGGTTTCATCCACTAATCAAGAGTTATTTAAATATTCAAAAGAAAATAATTCCTTTAAAAGGTATATAATCAATTTTAATGAAGGTAAATTACCTTTTAGAATAAACACACTATTTTTTCTAAACAAAAACACAATACTAATAGGTACTCACAACCATGGAGTTATTGCTTATAATATTGAAAGTGAAACAACATATAAATTTTTACCTCCAACTAAAGAGCCTCTTTATGTTAGAGATATAATAAAGAAAGATGAAAATGAATTATGGATTGCTACAGAATCTGGAATATATATTTACAACTTAATAACTCATGAGTTAAAAAATTTAAAAAAAAATTATAATAATCCATATGCAATTTCTGATAATGCTGTTTATTGTTTAACCATAGATAAAGAAGGTGGAGTTTGGGCGGGAACTTATTTTGGAGGAATAAATTATTCTCCCAAACAATATTCTCAATTTAAAAAATATTTTCCTAAACCCGGAGAAAACTCCATTAGTGGCAATGCTGTTAGAGAAATTCATCCTGATCGATATGGAAACTTGTGGATTGGTACTGAAGATGCCGGACTAAATAAACTGAATCTAAAAACTGGAATTTTTACAAATTACACATCAACAGGAGGCCCTAAAAAGTTATCACACTATAATATACACGCTCTTTTACCAGTAAAAAACAAGGTATGGATAGGGAATTTCAATCATGGTTTAGATGTGATGGATATTAACACAGGTAATATAATAAAACATTATGATGTTACTGATAAAAAAAGCTCACTATCCAATAATTTTGTATTAGCAATATATCAAACAAGATCTGGTGAAATATATTTGGCAACAGCATCTGGCATACAGATTTACAACAAAAAAGAAGATAACTTTTTAATTGTTGATGCCTTTCCGGAAAACTTTTTTTACACCTCATTTTTTGAAGATATAGATGGGACGCTTTGGGCAGGAACAACACAAGGCCTATATTTTTACAACCCTTTTACCAACAAAAAAGGTTTTTTTAAACATGATAGTAAGAACTTAAATAGCATAAGTAACAATCGTATAAATATTATTTTTCAAGACAGTAAAAACAATATATGGGTTGCCACTGAAAATGGATTAAACTTATACAACAAAGAAAAAAACACTTTCAAAAAGTATTCAACTAAAGAAGGTTTTCCCAGCAATGTATTTTACGCAATAGTGGAAGACAATGAAAATAAACTCTGGATTACAACTACAAATGGTTTAGTAGAATTTCAACCAGAATTAAACAAAATTAAAACTTACACAAAATCAAATGGATTATTAAGTGATCAATATAACTATAACTCGGCCTATAAAGATCCTAATGGTGAAATCTATTTTGGAAGCGTAGATGGAATGATTAGTTTTAATCCTTCAGAATTTAACACAAATTCGAACAAACCCACAATATTATTAACGGGGTTACAAGTAAATAACAAAGAAGTCTCCATAAATAAAGAAAACTCTCCTTTAAACGAATCAATTACCACATTAAATAAAATTAAATTAAAGCATAATCAATCTTCATTTAGTATTGACTTTGCTTCTCTTAGTTTTACTGCTCCAGAACTTACAGAATACTGGTATAAGTTAGATGGACTAAATAAAGACTGGACCTACTTAAAAACCAATAATAGAGTCTTTTTTACTGAATTAGCTCCCGGTAATTATACTTTTAAAGTAAAATCATTAAACAGTAATGGTGTTTGGAGCCACGAATCACCAAAGCTTAAAATTGAGGTTCAACCTCCCTTCTTTGGAAGTAAGGTTGCATATATTTTATACTTTATAATTATTGGTGCCCTAATTTTTTTAATTTTAAGATATTATCATCTTCAAACCGAAAGAAAAAATATTGAAAAAATTAAATTGGCAAACGATAAAAAAGAAAAAGAAATTTATCATGCCAAAATAGAATTTTTTACCAATGTTTCTCATGAAATTAAAACTCCACTCACTTTAATAAAAAGTCCGTTAGAGAAAATTTTAAAAAAGGCTGATCATTATCCTGAACTTACTCAAAATCTTTCCATTATGGAAAAGAATACTTCACGCCTTCTTGATCTGGTTAACCAACTATTAGATTTTAGAAAAACTGAAATGGAAAGTCTAAATCTTACATTTGTTAAAACAAATATTTCTAATTTAATTAGAAAAACTTTTAGTCGATTCAGTGAAGCAATTAACGATAAAGAAATAAATTTCACACTCAATCTGGGTGAAGCAGATCTCTATGCCTATGTTGATGAAGAAGCTGTAAAAAAAATACTAAGCAATTTGTTTAATAACGCTATTAAGTATGCAAAAAAACAAATTGAAGTAATCCTTATTTCAAATAAAAAAACACTGGAAATCTACATTAAAAATGATGGCAACCTTATCCCCTCCCATCTAAAAGACAGAATATTTGAACCTTTTTATAGAATTTCCGAGAATAATAATACATCCGGAACAGGAATTGGACTTTCATTAGCACACTCATTAACAGAACAACATAAAGGAACTTTAAAATTAGATACTTCTTTTGCTAACTTAAATGTATTTGTTCTTGAACTTCCTATACACCAAGACAAAAAAATAGATTTATATAATTTTAATAAACCCGTAGTACAAAACAGTGATATAAAACCTTCTGAAAATATTGAAGAAGAAGAAAAAGAAGAATATAAACCGAGTATACTTTTAGTTGAGGATAACTTAGATTTACTCGATTTTGTGGGAAAAGAATTAATGGAAAGCTATCATGTAATTAAAGTTACGAGTGCTGAAAATGCAATTGAAATTTTGGCAAAAGAAAATGAAAATATTCAGTTAATTGTTAGTGATGTAATGATGTCTGGCATGGATGGGTTTGCTTTATGTAAACATATTAAAACTAATATAGAATACAGCCATGTTCCTGTAATATTGGTAACCGCTAAAAATAACTTAAATGCAAAAATTGAGGGACTGGAATCTGGTGCCGAAGCATATATAGAAAAACCATTCTCAATAGAATTTCTAAAAATTCAAATAACAAACTTAATTAACAACAGAAAACATATTATGGAGCACTACACTAGTTCTCCTTTAGCACATATTAGAAGCATTGCTAGTACAAAAACAGACAAAACTTTTATAAATAAACTAGATAATACCATTTCCGAACATCTTTCAGATACAGATTTTGGTGTTGATACTTTATGTGATATAATGAATATGAGCCGCTCTACTTTGTATAGAAAAATTAAGGAAATGTCTAATCTAAGTCCTAATGAACTTATAAATATTTCAAGATTAAAAAAAGCAGCTGAATTACTTAGTAAAGGAGATTATAAAATTTATGAAGTTTCGGAGATGATTGGATATAATTCGCAAACTAGTTTTGGCAGAAACTTCCTAAAACAATTTAAAATGACTCCTACTGAATATATGAATTCTAAATCATAG